The following proteins come from a genomic window of Triticum aestivum cultivar Chinese Spring chromosome 6A, IWGSC CS RefSeq v2.1, whole genome shotgun sequence:
- the LOC123131949 gene encoding NADP-dependent D-sorbitol-6-phosphate dehydrogenase has translation MAATATKLSSGHEMPAVGLGVWRMDSAAVRGLIHSALRAGYRHFDCAADYKNEAEVGDALAEAFETGLVKREDLFITTKLWNSDHGHVVEACKDSLKKLRLDYLDLYLIHFPVATKHTGVGTTGSALGDDGVLDIDTTITLETTWHAMEDLVSMGLVRSIGISNYDIFLTRDCLAYAKIKPAVNQIETHPYFQRDSLVKFCQKHGISVTAHTPLGGSTANTEWFGSVSCLDDPVIKSLAEKYGKTPAQLVLRWGLQRNTVVIPKTSKVERLEENFAVFDFDISVEDMEKIKALDRNYRTNQPAKFWGSNLYA, from the exons atggcggcgacggcgacgaagcTGAGCAGCGGCCACGAGATGCCGGCTGTGGGGCTCGGCGTCTGGCGGATGGACTCCGCCGCCGTCCGCGGCCTCATCCACTCCGCCCTCCGCGCCGGCTACCGCCACTTCGACTGCGCCG CTGACTACAAAAACGAGGCTGAAGTTGGCGATGCGCTCGCGGAGGCGTTCGAAACTGGGCTTGTCAAGAGAGAGGATCTTTTCATCACAACCAAG TTGTGGAACTCAGATCACGGTCATGTGGTCGAAGCCTGCAAGGATAGCCTGAAGAAGCTGCGATTGGATTATCTAGATCTCTACCTTATTCACTTCCCTGTAGCTACTAAGCATACTG GAGTTGGCACAACTGGCAGTGctcttggtgatgatggtgtgcttgatATCGATACCACTATCACATTGGAGACAACGTGGCATGCAATGGAAGATCTTGTTTCCATGGGACTTGTTCGTAGCATCGGAATTAG CAACTACGACATATTCCTCACCAGAGACTGCTTGGCCTACGCTAAGATAAAGCCCGCGGTGAACCAAATCGAGACACACCCTTACTTCCAGCGCGACTCTCTTGTGAAGTTCTGCCAGAAGCATGGAATCTCTGTCACCGCACACACACCCCTGGGCGGCTCCACTGCCAATACCGAATGGTTTGGCTCGGTCTCATGCCTCGACGATCCTGTCATCAAG TCCCTGGCTGAGAAATACGGCAAGACGCCGGCCCAGCTGGTCCTCCGGTGGGGCCTCCAGAGGAACACGGTGGTCATCCCCAAGACCTCCAAGGTAGAGAGGCTGGAGGAGAACTTTGCGGTCTTCGACTTCGACATCTCCGTCGAGGacatggagaagatcaaggccctCGACCGCAACTACCGCACCAACCAGCCGGCCAAGTTTTGGGGCAGCAATCTCTACGCTTGA
- the LOC123131947 gene encoding uncharacterized protein, protein MSPPASLPPPAPAGTPLADLLESGTFAPPAPAPPPPTPAAILSAWSHLRSAAPSPAAALAALETLHLHRRSLRLSSAHLELLLPLLPLHPRLVSPLLATCPRLLPNYSLPFASLPLAPRLLLLGALATAKTSKNSTSNGSSGSPSTGNLGSDHGGDDPVVAVSRILENMEQASETSDGIDHLALAGICHALACADELHFGRILVSLVRICGRIGDVGVAVRVLKLVDWLVSGFVESRRMRKVQVLFEVISPEKCESEGYVLFPAVMAACGGLRALRVASVRHRLDFAPRLKEAPERTIRFAARRAAVEGRPDDDQRRVLLQCVALGLTQCGPVASNDSVLRCVLMALLEELLPLPRLLRISVKSPDGNSAELAKNQVMQHQDSVLFKEAGPVTWVLCNQYSFADEKTKDYVETRVCEYAQELYHHLRAAVLLHQAKRNGLLAEIDKIAEAAFFMIVSFAAEVAKHRLDANSSGGFQPEVAVRILVEFSCVEHLRRLRLPEYTEAIRRAVVVNQDNAAASALFVESMPSCAELTTKPDLLTLDGTRYICYTDEVQTSRILFYLRVMPTCINLIPTHLIRDKLSPVIFLYIQHSNEKITRAVHSVMVSFLSSGNDTDQDDRVALKEQLAFDYIRRSLEAYPGVTPFDGLASGVAALVRHLPAKSPAILFCIHSLVVKAKDLCSTAMIQDRSLWRSWEESTEPCKKILDLLLRLIFLADIQSFSYLLKELAEFVTSLPKEGQDVLLDDMHAHVAESDDVVRKPVLVSWLQSLSYISSQADVRESRNNAKNARSAGGVELSLNRTIARL, encoded by the exons atgtcgccgccggccagtctcccgccgccggcccccgccgGCACGCCCCTCGCCGACCTCCTCGAGTCCGGCACCTTCGCGCCTCCCGCCCCGGCGCCCCCGCCTCCCACCCCCGCCGCCATCCTCTCCGCGTGGTCGCACCTCCGCAGCGCCGCTCCCTCCCCtgcggccgccctcgccgccctcgaGACCCTCCACCTGCACCGCCGCTCGCTCCGCCTCAGCTCCGCGCACCTCGAGCTGCTCCTGCCGCTTCTCCCGCTCCACCCCCGCCTCGTCTCCCCGCTGCTCGCCACCTGCCCGCGTCTCCTCCCCAACTATTCGCTCCCCTTCGCCTCCCTCCCCCTCGCCCCTCGGCTCCTCCTCCTGGGCGCGCTCGCCaccgccaagacctccaagaattCCACCAGCAATGGCAGCTCAGGGAGCCCCAGCACGGGGAATCTCGGGAGTGACCACGGCGGCGACGACCCCGTTGTGGCTGTGAGTCGCATTCTAGAGAATATGGAGCAGGCCAGTGAGACCAGCGATGGTATTGACCACCTTGCGCTTGCTGGGATTTGCCATGCCCTGGCATGTGCAGATGAGCTGCACTTTGGGAGGATCCTTGTGTCCCTGGTTAGGATTTGCGGCAGGATCGGGGATGTAGGTGTTGCTGTCAGGGTGCTTAAGCTGGTGGATTGGCTGGTGTCGGGGTTCGTCGAGTCGAGGAGGATGCGCAAGGTTCAGGTTCTGTTCGAGGTAATTTCGCCGGAGAAGTGTGAGAGTGAGGGTTATGTGCTGTTTCCGGCGGTGATGGCGGCTTGCGGTGGACTACGGGCATTGAGGGTTGCTTCGGTGAGACATCGGTTGGACTTTGCTCCAAGGTTGAAGGAGGCTCCTGAACGGACCATTCGTTTTGCAGCTCGGAGGGCAGCTGTAGAAGGGAGGCCTGACGATGATCAGCGCCGTGTCCTTCTTCAGTGTGTTGCATTAGGTTTGACACAGTGTGGGCCGGTAGCATCTAATGATTCAGTGTTACGGTGTGTTCTTATGGCACTGCTGGAGGAGCTCCTTCCTCTTCCGCGCCTGCTTAGGATCTCAGTTAAGAGTCCAGATGGAAATTCAGCTGAGCTTGCAAAGAATCAGGTCATGCAGCACCAGGatagtgtccttttcaaagaagcAGGGCCAGTGACTTGGGTTCTGTGCAATCAGTATTCATTTGCTGATGAGAAGACTAAAGATTATGTGGAAACTCGTGTATGTGAATATGCGCAAGAGTTGTATCATCATCTTCGTGCAGCAGTGTTGCTGCACCAGGCGAAACGGAATGGTTTGCTTGCTGAGATTGATAAGATCGCTGAGGCGGCATTTTTTATGATTGTAAGCTTTGCGGCAGAGGTTGCAAAACACAGGTTGGATGCAAACTCCTCAGGGGGGTTCCAGCCAGAGGTTGCTGTTAGGATCTTGGTGGAATTCTCTTGTGTGGAACATCTGAGACGTTTGCGTCTTCCTGAGTACACTGAAGCAATCCGGCGTGCTGTTGTTGTCAATCAGGATAATGCGGCAGCCAGTGCTTTATTCGTTGAGTCAATGCCTTCATGTGCTGAATTGACAACCAAACCAG ATTTACTAACCTTGGATGGAACAAGATATATCTGTTACACGGATGAGGTCCAGACGTCACGCATATTGTTTTATCTGCGGGTTATGCCTACTTGTATTAACCTCATTCCAACTCATCTAATTCGGGATAAATTATCTCCGGTCATATTTTT ATACATACAACACTCGAATGAAAAAATAACACGTGCAGTACACTCGGTGATGGTATCATTCCTGTCATCTGGCAATGATACTGATCAGGATGATCGAGTGGCTTTGAAAGAGCAACTTGCCTTTGATTATATTAGGAGATCTTTGGAG GCTTATCCTGGGGTAACTCCATTTGATGGATTAGCGTCAGGAGTTGCTGCACTTGTTCGGCACCTTCCTGCAAAGAGCCCTGCCATTCTTTTTTGTATCCATAGCCTTGTTGTGAAAGCTAAAGATCTTTGCAGTACTGCAATGATACAGGACAGATCATTATGGAGGTCATGGGAAGAAAGCACAGAGCCCTGTAAGAAAATATTGGACTTGTTGCTGCGGCTCATCTTCCTTGCCGATATTCAG TCATTCTCTTATCTGCTCAAGGAGCTGGCGGAATTTGTCACCTCGTTGCCAAAGGAAGGCCAGGATGTGCTCCTCGATGACATGCACGCCCATGTTGCGGAATCCGATGATGTTGTACGGAAGCCTGTGCTCGTATCGTGGTTGCAGTCCCTATCCTACATAAGCTCACAAGCTGATGTTCGTGAATCTCGCAATAACGCGAAAAATGCTCGTTCTGCGGGTGGGGTTGAGCTGAGCCTGAACAGAACTATTGCACGCTTGTAA